In Anabas testudineus chromosome 12, fAnaTes1.2, whole genome shotgun sequence, one genomic interval encodes:
- the LOC113159802 gene encoding unconventional myosin-XVIIIb isoform X1, with product MALSSRLKLWEQKIKEENKTVVTAEPPPPLSALPGGFLKQLVRETEKETKQKEPESKEERPPNKLSNNLVQQFLVPDQTPPILEAEMSLRAEQVVKSSKQGRGSAQSDGRSSSQRHIVSPDPSNKQQTKQTVTPEPLKQQQDVRSEKKNKKTPQAEQEQKERMEEVKQVEKKEESVEQRQEPDGRQADSTMTEHNRKEVRDVWYEAGTVWYVHKDGFTRATQLKPDEGTPELPDGRVRVRLQTDGSLHDVTEYDIEKCNPSELDLCEDLSDLQTVNECGVLHTLTSRAKANMPLTHAGPNLVNFWPPLQAHSKTPKSRRGETVWDAPPALAALVKRVYVSMVGTRRDHSVCAVGRSGTGKTTACQAFTHALLKQAGTTGENLSVERVQAMFTILRSFGCVSSQHSDASSRFATVFSLDFNHAGQAAAGHLQTMMLDRWKVCQKTQGESNFLVFYQMLAGLSTEMRTELQLHQLPESNSFGIIPPTKVEEKQRASVAFTKLLTAMETLSFSASEQKAIWHVLAGIYHLGAAGACKVGRRQFVNFDSAQVASSVLGCDGEDLHTAVFKHHLRQLLQRATGGSRERNPGAETEEGPRLTAAQCVDGMAAGLYGELFTAVVSLINRALSSQQLTLASVMVVDTPGLRNPRHSAEDRGASWSELCHNYLQERLLEHYHTHTFTHTLERYTQEKIPVKFECPESSPAEVVSAIDQPPPQVRAADGDPRGLLWVLDEEMVTPASSESNVLERVCQYQSNTVRQCEQPLQCEVNHLMGRDPVRYDLTGWFGLIQNNPSALNATCLLQNSTIGAVKAMFTPTISLPPLCRGLGGLEGSSQRSLQRNGTIRKTFSGGMAAIRRHSHCIAVKLQADALLNLIRRARPVFLQCVSAKSDSGSFDVPALRVQLHSTQILSALQLYRTGHPEHMTLSDFRCHFQGLSPPIMKRYASMFVSHDERKAVEELLVELDLDKKSVAVGASRVFMKRGVLQQLEQRRDQQVTGWLVHLQAACMGHLARQKYRKLKVQQMAVSCLQRNLRVLQVVAKWSWWKLFCRVRPLLDVNMDYERLSAKEDEISALRRRLEKSEKERNELRQTADSLETKVTAVTSELSDERFRGDAVGQALDVERAERLRLSRENKDLQARLDQCKVTMETLEKQLEEEKHKARLAESQRGAGTESELAMQLECCQTEVEFVRRRLKQTEEKLETERQTRQQLDTKVATLQAQLEQSRRSVAELKRHCRRVTSDLQDAQVLTDSLQSRMHELERKQRRFDSELTQALEEADNEREQKDKAFQENTALGVEIYSLRRNLQENQSEVDRLQKQKEELCAQIRDLSLPVDLTAASLPDLKKQLRLLESQASERAEEITKLTSKIQQQQQIHLRFEMEMERMKQIHQKELEDKEEELEDVHKSSQRRLRQLEMQLEQEYEEKQMVIHEKHDLEGLIATLCDQVGHRDFDVEKKLRRDLKRTHALLADAQLLLATVNSSGQNLPDGTKDQIERLHYQLEESEARRLEAERIQTTLSQELENTQIELENICKQKSVVDEQFALLQHEKVDLLKRLEEDQEDLNELMKKHKALIAQSSCDISQIRELQAELEEVKKQRHSLQEELQQCVSRVQFLESSTVGRSIVSKQEARLCDLENKLEFQRGQVKRFEVLVLRLRDSVVRLGEELEQSAQAEARERENARYYQQRLQDMRVEMEELSQREQESGRRRMELEMQVEELSTVRQALQADLETSIRRIADLQAALEEVESSDESDTESVQTAVESLTRKKDLDSVSSVGSIGTEDVGEGIRHWLGVPRGGSRGAGGSPYGSQAGRQSVTDTMSTYSFRSCVDPDDDGAEAGGAGARSLGRAPSSSALSELLDGLRKRRAGGDAGDGAGSTISLPIYQTTGASTLRRRASALSLGPEDIPEPRPGPSILKPSSPLLPRASSSRSITDSQPSAGASTAGAKLSRFNQSDSLSSLPSLPRLSSLASSLATRHHPPSLSIPEEDSEEPLRSITTSIQRSPQPLRRCMLGNLVTEDGGEGSLGSEPMVFQNRRLTEDDNRDDAASDVLPAIRRAQSTSSLASSVRGGRRALSVHFGDLPPSTRSRKSSETESSSSGGSGGSSQTGGPRRRFQRPQGERLEAEGSEGGDVASVMKRYLKKEID from the exons ATGGCTCTGTCCTCACGCTTAAAACTGTGGGAGCAGAAG ATAAAGGAGGAGAACAAGACGGTGGTCACGGCCGAACCTCCACCCCCTCTGTCAGCGCTGCCGGGCGGCTTCCTCAAACAGCTggtcagagaaacagagaaggagacCAAACAGAAAGAGCCAGAGTCCAAAGAGGAGAGGCCG CCAAACAAACTGAGCAACAACCTCGTGCAACAGTTCCTCGTCCCAGACCAGACTCCTCCCATCCTCGAAGCTGAGATGTCCCTCAGGGCTGAACAAGTGgtaaaaagcagcaaacaagGACGCGGCTCAGCCCAGTCGGACGGCAGGTCCTCGTCCCAGAGACACATCGTCAGTCCCGACCCGTCCAATAAACAGCAAACCAAACAGACTGTGACACCAGAGCCGCTAAAGCAGCAACAGGATGTGAggtcagagaagaagaacaagaagacgCCACAGGCCgagcaggagcagaaggagaggatggaggaggtgaagcaggtggagaagaaggaggagagcgTGGAACAGAGGCAGGAGCCTGATGGAAGGCAAGCAGACAGCACCATGACAGAGCACAACAGGAAGGAG gtGAGGGATGTGTGGTATGAAGCTGGAACGGTTTGGTATGTGCACAAGGACGGTTTCACCCGTG CCACTCAGCTGAAACCTGATGAAGGCACACCTGAACTCCCAGACGGCCGTGTGAGGGTCCGTCTGCAGACAGATGGGTCTCTGCATGACGTCACGGAGTATGACATTGAGAAG TGTAACCCGTCAGAGCTGGATCTGTGTGAGGATCTGAGCGACCTGCAGACTGTGAATGAGTGTGGGGTCCTGCACACGCTGACCAGTCGAGCTAAAGCCAACATGCCGCTCACACACGCGGGACCCAACCTGGTCAACTTCTGGCCTCCGTTACAGGCGCACAGCAAG actCCGAAGTCTCGGCGAGGTGAGACAGTGTGGGACGCTCCACCTGCACTGGCTGCGCTGGTCAAACGTGTGTACGTGTCGATGGTTGGCACCAGGAGGGACCACAGTGTGTGCGCGGTGGGACGCAGCGGGACCGGCAAGACCACTGCGTGCCAAGCCTTCACGCACGCTCTCCTCAAACAAGCTGGTACCACCGGGGAGAACCTCAGCG TGGAGCGCGTGCAGGCGATGTTCACCATCCTGAGGTCTTTTGGCTGTGTGAGCTCTCAGCACAGCGACGCTTCATCTAGATTTGCCACGGTCTTCTCACTGGACTTCAACCACGCCGGgcaggctgctgctggacacCTACAG accATGATGTTGGACAGATGGAAAGTTTGTCAGAAAACTCAAGGAGAGAGCAACTTCCTGGTTTTCTACCAGATGCTGGCAGGACTCAGCACAGAGATGAG GACAGAactgcagctgcaccagcttccTGAATCCAACTCTTTTGGTATCATTCCTCCCACCAAG GTTGAGGAGAAACAGCGAGCGTCCGTCGCCTTCACCAAGCTGCTGACTGCCATGGAAACGCTGAGCTTCTCAGCCAGCGAGCAGAAGGCGATATGGCATGTTCTGGCTGGTATTTACCATCTGGGAGCTGCCGGGGCCTGTAAAG TCGGCAGGAGACAGTTTGTGAATTTTGACAGTGCTCAGGTGGCCAGCAGTGTGCTGGGGTGTGACGGTGAGGACCTGCACACTGCTGTCTTCAAACACCACCTCcgacagctgctgcagagagccACCGGAGGCAGCAGGGAGAGGAATCCTGGTGCTGAGACAGAGGAAG GTCCCAGGTTAACAGCTGCTCAGTGTGTCGATGGGATGGCTGCTGGACTCTATGGAGAACTCTTCACTGCTGTGGTCTCACTCATCAACAG GGCTCTGAGCAGCCAGCAGCTGACGTTAGCCTCCGTGATGGTGGTGGACACGCCGGGTCTGAGGAACCCGAGACACTCAGCGGAGGATCGAGGAGCCAGCTGGTCCGAGCTCTGTCACAACTACCTGCAAGAGAGGCTGCTGGAgcactaccacacacacacgttcacacacacactagagcGATACACACAG GAGAAGATCCCGGTGAAGTTTGAGTGTCCGGAGAGCAGCCCGGCTGAGGTTGTGTCTGCTATCGACCAGCCGCCTCCACAG GTTCGGGCAGCAGATGGAGACCCCAGAGGCCTTTTATGGGTTCTGGATGAAGAGATGGTGACACCAGCCTCCAGTGAGAGCAACGTCCTGGAGAGAGTCTGCCAGTATCAGAGCAACActg tGCGTCAGTGCGAGCAGCCGCTGCAGTGCGAGGTGAACCACCTGATGGGCCGTGACCCGGTCCGCTACGACCTGACTGGCTGGTTCGGTCTGATCCAAAACAACCCGTCTGCTCTCAACGCCACCTGCCTGCTCCAAAACTCCACCAT TGGGGCAGTGAAGGCCATGTTTACTCCCACTATCTCTCTGCCCCCTTTGTGTCGGGGGCTGGGGGGTCTGGAGGGCAGCAGCCAGCGCTCTCTGCAGAGGAATGGCACCATCAGGAAAACCTTCAGTGGAGGGATGGCAGCTATACGCAGACACTCCCATTGTATCGCAGTGAAGCTCCAGGCA GATGCTCTGTTGAATCTGATTCGTCGAGCCAGGCCGGTGTTCCTGCAGTGCGTGAGCGCAAAGTCAGACAGTGGAAGCTTTGACGTCCCAGCTCTCAGAGTGCAGCTGCACTCAACACAGATCCTGTCGGCTCTGCAGCTCTACCGCACAG GTCATCCAGAGCACATGACTTTGAGTGACTTCAGGTGTCATTTCCAGGGTTTGTCTCCTCCAATTATGAAACGTTACGCTTCGATGTTTGTCAGCCATGATGAGAGAAAG GCCGTGGAGGAGTTGCTGGTTGAGTTGGATCTGGATAAAAAGAGCGTCGCTGTTGGTGCCAGCAGG GTGTTTATGAAACGAGGTGTGCTGCAGCAACTGGAGCAGCGCAGAGACCAGCAGGTCACGGGTTGGTTGGTCCATCTACAAGCTGCCTGCATGGGACATCTGGCCCGCCAGAAATACCGAAAACTAAAG GTGCAGCAGATGGCGGTCAGCTGTCTGCAGAGGAACCTGCGGGTTCTGCAGGTTGTGGCCAAGTGGAGCTGGTGGAAACTTTTCTGTCGAGTGCGTCCTCTGCTCGACGTCAACATGGACTACGAGAGGCTCAGTGCCAAAGAg gaCGAGATATCAGCTCTGAGACGCCGCCTGGAGAAatcagagaaggagaggaatgAGCTGAGGCAGACTGCAGACAGCCTGGAGACCAAG GTTACAGCTGTGACATCTGAGCTGAGCGACGAGCGTTTCCGTGGTGACGCGGTGGGTCAGGCTCTGGATGTGGAGAGGGCAGAGAGGCTTCGGCTCAGCAGGGAGAACAAGGACCTGCAG GCTCGTCTAGACCAGTGTAAAGTCACCATGGAAACCCTGGAGAAGCAGCTCgaggaggagaaacacaaagcTCGGCTCGCCGAGAGTCAGAGAGGAGCAGGGACAG AAAGTGAGCTGGCCATGCAGCTGGAGTGCTGCCAGACAGAGGTTGAATTCGTCCGCAGACGACTGAAGCAGACGGAGGAAAAACTGGAGACGGAGAGACAGACGCGACAACAGCTCGATACCAAG gTGGCGACGCTACAGGCCCAGCTGGAACAGTCCAGGAGGAGTGTGGCAGAACTGAAGCGTCACTGCCGCCgcgtgacctctgaccttcaggATGCCCAAGTCCTCACTGACAGCCTGCAGAGCCGCATGCATGAGCTGGAGCGCAAGCAGAGAAG GTTTGACAGTGAGCTGACTCAGGCTCTGGAGGAAGCTGACAATGAGAGGGAGCAAAAGGACAAAGCCTTTCAGGAAAACACGGCTCTGGGGGTGGAAATATACAGTCTGCGCCGCAACCTACAG gagaacCAGTCGGAGGTGGACCGTCTGCAGAAGCAGAAGGAGGAGCTGTGTGCTCAGATCCGTGACCTCAGCCTTCCTGTGGATCTCACCGCAGCTTCACTACCTGACCTCAAGAAACAGCTTCGCCTCCTGGAGAGTCAGGCCAGTGAGAGAGCGGAGGAAATCACCAAGCTCACCTCCAagatacagcagcagcaacag ATCCACCTGCGGTttgagatggagatggagaggatgAAGCAGATACATCAGAAGGAGTTGGAGGATAAAGAAGAGGAGTTAGAGGATGTTCACAAGTCCTCGCAAAGACGG CTGAGGCAGTTGGAGATGCAGTTGGAGCAGGAGTATGAGGAGAAACAGATGGTGATTCATGAGAAGCACGACTTGGAAGGACTCATTGCAACCCTGTGTGACCAg GTGGGGCACAGAGACTTCGATGTGGAGAAGAAGCTGAGGAGAGATTTGAAGAGGACTCATGCCCTTTTGGCCGACGCCCAGCTGCTTCTTGCCACTGTCAACAGCTCAGGGCAGAACCTGCCCGATGGCACCAAAGACCAGATAGAGCGCCTACACTACCAG CTTGAGGAGAGTGAAGCGAGGCGGCTCGAGGCTGAGAGAATTCAGACGACTCTCTCCCAGGAGCTGGAGAACACTCAGATTGAACTGGAAAATATCTGCAAGCAGAAGAGTGTG GTGGACGAGCAGTTCGCGCTGCTGCAGCATGAAAAGGTGGACCTGCTGAAGAGGCTCGAGGAAGACCAGGAGGACCTGAATGAACTGATGAAGAAGCACAAAGCCCTCATTGCACAG TCCTCCTGCGATATTTCTCAGATCAGAGAACTACAagctgagctggaggaggtgaagaagcaGAGACACTCTCTCCAAGAAGAG CTCCAGCAGTGTGTGTCGAGGGTGCAGTTCCTGGAGTCATCCACTGTGGGGCGTAGCATCGTCAGTAAACAGGAGGCCCGCCTATGTGACCTGGAGAATAAACTGGAGTTTCAGAGAGGTCAAGTGAAGAGGTTTGAG GTGCTGGTGTTGCGTTTGAGGGACAGTGTGGTTCGTCTTggagaggagctggagcagaGCGCCCAGGCTGAAGCCCGGGAGAGAGAGAACGCTCGCTACTACCAGCAGCGTCTGCAGGACATGAGGGtggagatggaggagctgagccAGAGGGAACAGGAGAGCGGCCGCAGACGCATGGAGCTG GAAATGCAGGTGGAGGAGCTCTCCACCGTCAGACAGGCGCTGCAGGCCGACCTGGAGACGTCCATCCGCCGCATCGCAGATCTGCAGGCGGCTCTGGAGGAAGTGGAGTCGAGCGACGAGAGTGACACTGAAAG CGTTCAAACTGCTGTGGAGTCCTTAACTCGAAAGAAAGACCT TGACTCAGTGTCCAGCGTCGGCTCTATTGGGACAGAGGATGTTGGAGAGGGAATTCGTCATTGGTTAGGAGTACCCAGAGGAGGATCCCGAGGTGCTGGCGGCTCTCCCTATGGCAGCCAAGCAGGGCGCCAGTCTGTTACTGATACCATGAGCACTTACAGCTTCCG TTCTTGCGTGGATCCTGATGATGATGGTGCAGAGGCTGGAGGAGCTGGTGCCCGGAGTCTCGGTCGAGCcccgtcctcctcagccctgtctgagCTGCTGGACGGACTTCGGAAACGCAGAGCAGGTGGTGACGCAGGAGACGGAGCAGGCAGCACTATCTCTCTGCCCATTTATCAAACAACTGGAGCTTCGACTCTCAGAAGAAGAGCTTCAGCCCTGTCTCTTGGTCCTGAAGACATCCCGGAGCCCCGGCCTGGACCTAGTATCCTCAaaccctcctcccctctcctgcCTCGCGCTTCCAGCTCTCGCTCCATCACTGACTCTCAGCCTTCTGCTGGCGCCTCTACAGCTGGAGCCAAACTCTCCCGCTTCAACCAGAGTGATTCCCTTTCTTCGCTTCCATCGCTGCCACGCCTGTCATCATTGGCGTCCTCCCTTGCCACTCGCCATcatcctccctccctgtccATCCCAGAGGAGGACTCAGAGGAACCTCTTCGCTCCATCACGACTTCCATCCAGCGCTCCCCTCAACCGCTAAGACGGTGCATGCTGGGGAATCTTGTCAcagaagatggaggagagggCTCTTTGGGTTCTGAGCCCATGGTCTTCCAAAACCGCCGTCTGACTGAGGATGACAACCGTGATGATGCAGCGTCTGACGTCCTTCCTGCCATTCGGAGAGCTCAGTCCACTAGTAGCCTCGCCAGCTCAGTCAGAGGAGGCAGAAGGGCGCTGAGCGTCCACTTTGGAGATCTGCCTCCTTCCACCCGCAGCAGAAAAAGTTCTGAAACGGAGTCGTCTAGCTCAGGCGGATCAGGAGGGAGTTCCCAGACTGGAGGACCAAGGCGGCGCTTTCAAAGACCACAGGGAGAAAGACTGGAGGCGGAGGGCAGCGAGGGAGGAGACGTGGCTTCAGTCATGAAGAGATACTTGAAGAAGGAGATTGACTGA